One window of the Pyrus communis chromosome 17, drPyrComm1.1, whole genome shotgun sequence genome contains the following:
- the LOC137722374 gene encoding sister chromatid cohesion 1 protein 4-like, whose product MFYSQFILAKKGPLGTIWIAAHLERKLRKNQVADTDIGVSVDSILFPEVPIALRLSSHLLLGVVRIYSRKVNYLFDDCSEALLKIKQAFRSTAVDLPPEESTAPYHSITLPETFDLDDFELPDNEIFQGNYVDHHVSTREQITLQDTMEGVVYSTSQFGFDERFGDGDTSQIGLEFDEDLFFGKVATQVNDGISDGDPQTLGQSVTPLEKHDMYDGIPGTSETIQMNGIENQNDVLAASTDFVTYAQAPSTPGLFEEPNLFAVQEPMACSDQLDFEDHNLSNLASMGSSENAGRMSGPRCGDDSTMVSPKENGYHLSDMEIKQTKPQEHELIESISPVLECLNGTVGALDGRNRIEDIHNGIVINNEPLMPFLDQKDAQHAEPAGVRFDETVASPSCSQVTSELDDPARKISSSNSCLRSSEDYLEYQQTCLKPEIQNDVETANNMEQSCIPNITDPFKPVTHEDTASAEVPVLWACGSLPSHRDMLSPADKISEIPFNLPSEVVGPSSLDNATSLDNQLENLDRFATSNLPAPEKLLSVPEGFTSKPSDFLVEPTPEKEVIGGDAGDGDGDGIKLISGKKRSSTESTLTVHSLNSVESFGEARGERTAESIPDDDDLLSSILVGRSSVLKMKPTPPAPELICTKRSRTAARGTASKRKVLMDDTMVLHGDQIRQQLTNTEDIRRVRKKAPCTRPEISMIQRQFLEDAIFTEPIFTGMSVELIYLHTGTFDTSSTRVSENEQNNVSAEPLNDVESFLEPNVTKEIEPLRSTEPVIMRDDSAAQPAGFRIENENQKEEDHNLRSHHTDAQEQGITDLEEFNTSKHEPLGEIAEMEIDKENFEVADPIVEDIYRVSADVNVQSRLMDKTDDEDVLLQMDALCRSPNNKLDTQPMEVDALIVEASIQKEVDAIEVVDHNVEIRADVRIGASELTDNVNVTLSTGESKNLSFSDYQPVEGIGNSEKHIVNETEVLEANLHCDDNASLNGKESLGFREVDPQSGIDAVVAAVAEDRGDCEDVGFGNDTEFLNVDDDEITEYVDDMPCAEDTRLLENSGWSSRTRAVAKYLQTLLDKEPAHGKKVLGMDSLLNGKTRKEASRMFFETLVLKTRDYIHVEQAKPFDNVSIRSRVKLMKSEF is encoded by the exons ATGTTTTATTCTCAGTTTATATTGGCCAAGAAAGGTCCTCTTGGGACGATATGGATAGCGGCACATTTGGAGCGCAAGCTTCGCAAGAATCAGGTCGCCGACACCGATATTGGCGTCTCCGTAG ATTCTATTCTTTTTCCTGAAGTTCCAATTGCTCTCAGGTTGTCCAGCCATCTTCTGCTTGGTGTTGTGAGGATATATTCTAGAAAGGTGAATTACCTGTTTGATGATTGCAGTGAGGCTTTGCTTAAGATAAAGCAAGCTTTTCGCTCCACTGCAGTTGATTTACCTCCAGAAGAATCTACTGCTCCGTATCATTCCATCACCTTGCCTGAGActtttgatcttgatgattttgAGCTACCAGATAATGAAATTTTtcaggg TAACTATGTTGACCATCATGTCAGTACACGGGAGCAAATAACTCTCCAAGATACAATGGAGGGTGTGGTTTACTCGACATCTCAATTTGGATTTGATG AGCGGTTTGGTGATGGCGATACTTCTCAAATTGGTCTGGAATTTgatgag GACCTGTTCTTTGGCAAGGTTGCAACTCAAGTGAATGATGGAATTTCAGA TGGTGATCCTCAAACATTGGGCCAATCAGTAACACCTCTGGAAAAGCATGATATGTATGACGGGATACCTGGAACTTCAGAAACCATACAAATGAATGGGATTGAAAACCAG AATGATGTCCTAGCTGCAAGTACTGATTTTGTTACGTATGCTCAAGCTCCATCAACTCCTGGACTATTTGAAGAGCCAAACCTGTTTGCGGTTCAGGAGCCTATGGCCTGCAGTGATCAATTGGATTTCGAAGACCATAATTTATCAAATTTAGCATCCATGGGCAGCTCAGAAAATGCTGGTCGTATGTCAGGTCCGCGTTGTGGGGATGATAGTACAATGGTTTCTCCCAAAGAGAATGGCTACCATTTGAGCGATATGGAGATCAAACAAACAAAGCCACAGGAGCATGAGCTGATTGAATCCATTTCTCCCGTATTAGAATGTTTAAATGGGACAGTTGGTGCATTGGATGGCCGAAACAGGATTGAAGATATACACAATGGTATTGTTATAAACAATGAACCACTTATGCCTTTCCTAGATCAAAAGGATGCACAACATGCAGAACCTGCTGGAGTTAGGTTTGATGAAACTGTTGCATCTCCTAGCTGCTCCCAGGTCACATCTGAGTTGGACGACCCTGCTCGTAAGATTAGTTCAAGTAATTCCTGTCTGAGATCGTCAGAAGATTATTTGGAATATCAGCAGACATGTTTAAAGCCTGAAATACAGAATGATGTTGAAACTGCTAATAATATGGAACAATCATGCATACCTAACATTACAGATCCTTTCAAGCCTGTTACTCATGAAGATACGGCATCTGCTGAAGTGCCTGTGCTCTGGGCGTGTGGCTCCCTCCCGAGTCATCGTGATATGCTATCTCCTGCCGATAAAATTTCGGAAATCCCCTTCAACTTACCATCTGAGGTTGTAGGGCCAAGTTCATTGGACAATGCAACATCTTTGGACAATCAATTGGAGAACTTGGATAGGTTTGCCACTTCTAACTTGCCTGCACCTGAAAAGTTGCTCTCTGTACCAGAGGGGTTCACTTCTAAACCAAGTGATTTTCTAGTGGAACCTACTCCTGAAAAAGAAGTCATAGGTGGGGATgctggtgatggtgatggtgatgggaTTAAACTCATCTCAGGGAAAAAACGTAGTTCCACAGAAAGTACACTGACAGTGCATAGTTTGAATTCAGTTGAATCATTTGGGGAGGCCCGAGGAGAGAGAACTGCAGAATCTATCcctgatgatgatgatttatTGTCTTCTATTTTAG TTGGAAGGTCTTCAGTTCTAAAAATGAAACCCACTCCGCCTGCACCTGAATTGATATGCACTAAACGCTCAAGAACTGCTGCCCGCGGTACTGCCTCAAAGAGGAAAGTGCTAATGGATGATACAATGGTCTTGCATGGCGA TCAAATACGCCAGCAGCTGACAAATACTGAAGACATACGTCGTGTGCGAAAAAAGGCTCCTTGTACTCGCCCAGAAATTTCAATGATTCAGCGACAATTTTTGGAAGATGCAATTTTTACTGAACCCATATTTACTG GCATGTCGGTGGAACTGATTTATCTGCACACTGGAACATTTGATACAAGTTCAACCAGGGTTTCCGAAAATGAGCAAAACAATGTTTCTGCGGAGCCATTGAACGATGTAGAATCATTTCTGGAGCCAAATGTTACTAAAGAAATTGAACCCCTTCGAAGCACTGAACCTGTAATAATGAGAGATGACTCAGCAGCACAGCCTGCTGGCTTTCGTATTGAGAACGAGAACCAGAAGGAAGAAGATCATAACCTAAGATCTCACCATACTGATGCTCAGGAACAGGGGATCACTGACCTGGAAGAATTTAATACTTCCAAACATGAACCCTTGGGGGAGATAGCTGAAATGGAAATtgacaaagaaaattttgaagttgCTGATCCTATTGTAGAAGATATTTACAGGGTGTCAGCTGATGTTAATGTCCAGTCAAGGCTTATGGATAAAACTGATGATGAAGATGTGTTGCTACAGATGGATGCATTATGCAGGTCACCAAATAATAAGTTGGACACCCAACCCATGGAGGTGGATGCATTGATAGTGGAGGCAAGTATCCAGAAAGAAGTTGATGCCATTGAAGTTGTTGACCATAATGTCGAAATCAGAGCAGATGTTCGGATAGGTGCGTCTGAACTCACCGACAATGTAAATGTTACGCTCTCAACTGGAGAATCCAAAAACCTTAGTTTTTCAGATTATCAACCTGTGGAAGGAATTGGAAATAGTGAGAAACATATTGTGAATGAAACTGAGGTCCTGGAGGCAAACTTGCATTGTGATGAcaatgcttccttgaatggtaaGGAAAGTCTTGGTTTTCGGGAGGTTGATCCACAGAGTGGCATTGATGCAGTAGTTGCTGCAGTTGCAGAAGACCGTGGT GATTGTGAAGACGTAGGTTTTGGAAATGATACAG AGTTTTTGAATGTAGATGATGATGAAATAACTgaatatgttgatgacatgccGTGCGCTGAAGATACTCGTCTTCTTGAGAACAGTGGATGGTCTTCCCGTACCAG GGCTGTTGCCAAGTATCTCCAGACTTTACTTGATAAGGAACCTGCGCATGGGAAAAAAGTTCTTGGCATGGACAGTCTGTTAAATGGTAAAACTCGAAAGGAAGCATCAAGGATGTTTTTTGAGACATTG GTTCTTAAGACAAGGGATTACATCCATGTGGAACAGGCAAAGCCCTTTGACAACGTCAGCATAAGATCTCGAGTAAAACTCATGAAGTCAGAGTTTTAA